One region of Oncorhynchus mykiss isolate Arlee chromosome 8, USDA_OmykA_1.1, whole genome shotgun sequence genomic DNA includes:
- the capsla gene encoding calcyphosin-like protein, translating into MASDTKATDPLEVLRQQCLARGVAGIKGLARTFRIMDDDGSKSLDLQEFIKGLEDYGVVVSREEARQIFTLCDKDSSGSINFNEFLENLRPPMSSARISVIGQAFKKLDRTGDGVVTVEDLRGVYNCSQHPKYKSGEWTEEQVFLTFLSSFDSPNDKDGKVTQEEFMNYYSGVSASIDSDGYFVTMMQNAWKL; encoded by the exons ATGGCCTCAGACACCAAGGCCACAGACCCACTGGAGGTACTGAGACAGCAATGTCTGGCCAGGGGAGTGGCTGGCATCAAGGGACTGGCAAG GACGTTCCGCATCATGGACGACGATGGCAGTAAGTCTCTGGACCTGCAGGAGTTTATTAAGGGACTGGAGGACTATGGTGTGGTGGTGAGCAGAGAGGAGGCCCGGCAGATCTTCACACTGTGTGACAAGGACAGCAGTGGCAGCATCAACTTCAACGAGTTTCTGGAGAATCTGAGG CCTCCTATGTCCAGTGCCAGGATCTCTGTGATCGGCCAGGCCTTTAAGAAGTTAGACCGGACAGGGGACGGGGTGGTGACTGTCGAGGACCTGAGGGGGGTCTACAACTGCTCACAACACCCCAAATATAAGAGTGGGGAGTGGACAGAGGAACAGGTCTTCCTAACCTTCCTCAGCAGCTTTGATTCCCCCAACGACAAAGACGGCAAG GTAACTCAGGAGGAGTTCATGAACTACTACAGTGGAGTGAGTGCCTCTATTGACAGCGACGGATACTTTGTTACTATGATGCAGAATGCCTGGAAGCTGTAG
- the LOC110531029 gene encoding neurturin-like, producing MPASVLSSLSLRLLPVSHLLQSFTEGELKKVIGTLIDRSSKRRGRNSREESQESSSQTTKGAKRGRRKRLKPCSLREVEVTVGELGLGYDSDETLLFRYCSGRCTARRRRNYDIALEHTRRAGLIKKGRRDKVQYSPCCRPIAYEKDISFLDNNSRYHTVQEVLARECGCA from the exons ATGcctgcatctgtct tgtcctctctctctctccgtctccttccagTCTCCCACCTTCTCCAGAGCTTCACCGAGGGAGAACTGAAGAAGGTGATCGGGACTCTGATTGACAGGAGTAGCAAGAGGAGAGGCaggaacagtagagaggagagcCAGGAGAGCTCATCCCAGACGACTAAGGGAGCTAAGCGTGGGCGCAGGAAGAGGTTAAAGCCGTGCTCTTTGCGGGAAGTGGAGGTGACGGTGGGGGAACTGGGGCTGGGCTACGACAGCGACGAGACTCTCCTCTTCAGGTACTGCAGCGGCAGGTGCACCGCGCGCCGACGACGCAACTATGACATCGCCCTGGAACACACGAGGAGGGCGGGGCTCATTAAAAAGGGGCGGAGAGACAAGGTGCAGTACAGCCCGTGCTGTCGGCCTATCGCGTACGAGAAGGATATCTCCTTCCTGGATAACAACAGTAGATACCACACGGTGCAGGAGGTGTTGGCACGGGAGTGTGGCTGTGCGTGA